A stretch of Brassica napus cultivar Da-Ae chromosome C6, Da-Ae, whole genome shotgun sequence DNA encodes these proteins:
- the LOC106350604 gene encoding uncharacterized protein LOC106350604, producing MHKYESVKEGPKPNDIIQFMRNDHGVEISYSLAWDAHEYASLAFVSDKNASIAKALAKVYPHSHHGICIHHLLNNVVTYFKGKGVAGLVAKASKAYRVADFKKMFTAIFVISPEIGKYLIEADVSKWARCQFPGYRYDVRTTNPAESINSALRSPREFPVIHLLDSIREMMTRWFFKRRTLSFKHTQPLTIAVEKKIDRRIEKGKKFQVSLIGDDRFLVQGDTFECLVDLVRRTCSCGKFDLMKIQCRHAIKAAFSVGKQALTLIDDMYTTASWRSVYEETINPISVPEDSWIVPSHVKQAKVLPPESRRGASRRKKRRYEKVEDKIRSSQGTQRSKRRKCSRCGMVGHNRSTCDRAI from the exons ATGCATAAGTACGAAAGTGTCAAGGAAGGGCCGAAACCTAATGATATCATCCAGTTTATGCGGAATGATCATGGAGTTGAGATATCCTACTCTTTAGCTTGGGATGCACATGAGTATGCA AGTTTAGCTTTTGTGTCTGATAAGAACGCCTCCATTGCTAAAGCTCTTGCGAAAGTGTATCCGCATTCTCATCATGGAATTTGCATTCACCACTTGTTGAACAATGTTGTAACATATTTCAAGGGTAAAGGTGTCGCTGGTTTGGTTGCAAAAGCTTCTAAAGCTTATCGAGTAGCTGACTTTAAGAAGATGTTCACTGCTATTTTCGTAATTAGTCCTGAAATTGGAAAATATCTAATAGAAGCTGATGTGAGTAAGTGGGCTCGTTGTCAATTTCCGGGTTACAGGTATGATGTTAGGACCACTAACCCTGCTGAATCGATAAATTCTGCTTTGCGTTCACCAAGAGAGTTTCCAGTTATACATTTGTTGGACAGCATAAGGGAAATGATGACTCGTTGGTTTTTCAAGCGTAGAACTTTAAGTTTTAAGCACACGCAGCCACTGACCATTGcggtggagaagaagattgaCCGAAGGATTGAGAAGGGTAAGAAGTTTCAAGTTTCCCTAATTGGCGATGACAGGTTTTTGGTTCAAGGTGACACTTTTGAATGTTTGGTTGACTTGGTCAGACGCACATGTTCATGTGGGAAATTCGATTTGATGAAAATCCAATGCAGGCACGCCATAAAAGCAGCTTTCAGTGTAGGCAAACAAGCACTCACACTTATTGACGACATGTATACCACTGCTTCATGGAGATCGGTCTATGAGGAAACCATAAATCCTATTAGTGTTCCGGAAGATTCATGGATTGTCCCATCTCACGTAAAGCAAGCGAAAGTACTTCCTCCAGAGAGTAGAAGAGGTGCAAGTAGGAGAAAGAAACGCAGATACGAGAAAGTTGAAGACAAGATCCGTTCGTCACAAGGAACTCAACGCTCTAAACGTCGCAAATGCAGTCGATGTGGTATGGTTGGTCACAATAGGTCAACATGTGATAGAGCAATATAG